Below is a genomic region from Thunnus thynnus chromosome 22, fThuThy2.1, whole genome shotgun sequence.
aaaagCACATTACACACATAATTTGCAAACCAGATCTGTATACCACAGCAGAAAAATAACacgcaatttaatttcagttggacttcgGTCTCTGTATTAATTTACTAGTTGACTTGGAGTATCTGTTTATGTACAGCAAAGGAAGTTATTATTAGTATAATGATGAGTTGTTTCATAGTACTGTTGCATGGTAATTTGGTTACAACCACCAATGGTGCTGGTATTTATGGTTTGTAGCGTTATAGTAGTGTAGTGAGAAAATTTCCATCCCATTTTACAGGGTTGCCATGGTGGTTTGGCTGTAGTTTTGATTGGTAATTGCCACTGATAACATCTTCAGCagggtcattttttttttgtattcaaaaCCATAATTACACTGCAGCACCCCAATGAGAGATTTAGTTATAAAGTAGAAATAGCCATCATTGTACATTATATGCATAgataaagtttaaaaacaataaaggatGAAGTCTGCAGTTTAAaatatgttgcatttataatgcACACAAATGCACTACACTGACAATATGATTTATTGTGGTAGCATGCTGTATTTCCTGTAGCAGCCACAGAGGGGAAATTAACAGCACGCATAGGctacattttattgtttcactTTGCTTGTTTGTATATGACGTTCAATATCCAACCTAAAACACATGGTTTTTCCCTACTCTACCCCATGCAAAtctgcagtgatggaagaagtactcagatcctttacttaagtaaaagtaccaatatctgttacaagtaaaagtcatgcatgaaaaattctacttaagtaaaataagtattagcagcaaaatgtagttaaagttttgcagtaaaagtagtggtttggtccctctgactgacatattattatatatgacatcatcagattattaatactgaagcatcagtgttagagcagcatgttactgttgcagctgctggaggtggatctagtttgaactactttatatacagttagatagtttagtccagtggttcccaacctaggggtcgggcccctcctaagggtcaccagataaatctgagataAGATTtatggtgaaatattggatcatttgaacatttattgaaatgaaaccatgggggaagtttagagggaaaatccttatatctgaaatgtgaccccaaatactcactgctttttgtaagacggcAAAAGCAGGGCTCCTCTGTGGAGTTGCTTCCGGTGCAGGCTCTGCTCTCAAGTCAGCTCCACTGTCAGGgcaggaaataaaaaaacagatattttttttttacatctccTAAAGAACGTAACGTAGGCATTCTTCAGTTGTTTTTGCTACACTGTGTCTTGTGACAATGTTAGGTGACTGATTTGAACTatccaaaacaatgaaaaaagtcTGAATGCATCGGTCTTGCATATTTTTGCTGTCAAAATAGCTACCATTATCAATATGTGTAAATCTAAATCAAGCAAATTACTGAATTTTACACATTTGtacacatttgttgttttaaggaTAGTCACGCCAACATTGGCTTTTTTCTGTGGATAGTGTAAGCTAACTGTGTTTggatttattaaatgtttttgagtTTAACAAGAGCATAGGTCTGCCTTTGTCTTAAGATGTTGACTATGATGCTCAGGTTGGTTATGGACTTgggaaaatggcattttgacGCTAAAATATTCTTACTTCgaccaaaatttgaattttcagaTTTGAATACATGTGGAACACTAATACGAAGCTGCAGAATGACATAAAAACCTCAAACAATAATGAACCAAGCCTTAAAGTATAACTGCAGTTTTGTGCATTAAGTATTGGATATCAATTCTATTTTACAATTTGACAGTTTAATATGATGACCACCAtaaaaaactgactgaaatggTATGTGTGTGATTACATGGAAATGTTTGTTCCTGACTGAACTGCTTGTATGGCGTGTGTTGTGTCGCAGGTAGCAGAGCAGGTGAACCCAAATGCTGAGACCGAGGCAGAATTACTGATTCAAGATCTTTACATTGAATTCAGCAGTCATATAAGAGATGGCTCAGGTAACAGGCCGGCATGAAACAAGGAACATAGACAAGCTGGAACACCGGAAACATAGGCAATGATCTGACAAACAACTAAGAGCGTAGACAGGTATATATACACAGGGGACTAATCACAAAACGAGGCCCAGCTGGGGTGAGCAGGGACCAGAATAAGGAGGGAACATGATGATTGGGTAACAAGTTGATTAAGAGGGTGTGTGAGTATATGCTGTGCAAGTTCAGCTTTCTCCCCCTCAGTCCAGTCCaaacaaaaagggagaaaagtctgagggccTCTGGAGGACCGGTGGAGAATGGCAGCTAGGGACACAGAATAAGATTGTGAACAGAACCATAACAGTACCCATTCCTCAAGGGATGGATTCCAGACATCCCACCAAGCTGATCAGGAACACCGAGCAGGGTGGGTACAGGGGCAGGATTCAAGGGCAAGTGTCCTGAGGGCAGAACAAGGGCTGGGCTGAAGGACATAACAGATCTGGAGGGCAAGCAGAATGTAGGACTGAAGGCTGGTATTGCCATGGAGGGCAACCAGGGGGCAGGACAGATGAGCGAAGTTGCCCAGGAGGGTGACCTAATGTGTGGGGCCACTCAGGAGGTTGGCGACAAAGGTTGGGCTGCTCTGGAGGTTGGTGATGAAGGCTGGGCTGCTCTGGAGGTCGGTGACGAGGCCTGGGTCACTCTGGAGGTCGTCACGAAGGCAGAGGCCAGGGAGGGCAGCCAGCACCAGAAGATTTGGCTACAGGTTGGGGCAGGGTACAGGAATGGCAGACTGCTGGTGAACAGAGCAAGAGATGGGAGATTTGGCTTGGCGAAGATGGTTGACTGATGATCTGGGAGGTCTGGCTGTGGGTAAAAGTCTGAGGGCCTCTGGAGGACCGGTGGAGAATGGCTGCTAGGGACACAGATTCAGACTTTGAACAGAACCATAACATGTTGTGCATGAAAGAGGaccatatttatcattttgataGCTAACTATTTGGCTCTTAATGCAGCTTTCAATTTTAGAAACCTTTCCCGTTCAATAAATCCTGGACCATGGAAAGAGACAACTGGTTTGGAAATAGAAGTTAtagtatacagtaaataatttataataattataatttatatCTAACAGATTTCTATTCAAAACCATAATTAAACAACTGTCAACTGTCaacattaaatcattaatgttttatatatagtATGCCCTTTACACCACACTGGATGCCCTCTATGATTTCACTATTGTAAATTACCCTGCTTATTCAAAGTTAACTCAAAATCCCTTAATGACATTTAATCTGACATACAGTgctaataaataattatttttttcctttttcggATGGACATGCCAGCTTTGCAAAAATGGTGGTGTGTTATGGTAATGGAAAACTTTTGACCTTTTGGTTGACTTGGAAATGGTTTCACAGCACTGTCTCTGTTATACCTGtagtacatttattttttctttgtttaaccCTTTTAATTTGAGCCATGGAAAAATGTTTGCCCATTGGATAGAGCCATCAAAAGCCCTCCTGCAAGGTTGAAGTGCCACCAGTCTTCAGACTGAAGAAGCGGAAGTTGGATGACATCACTGaggtcagatttttttttaatgcggTTTTGCTTGAgtggtatttgtgtttttcctgtgaGACTACTCTTACACCAATGTTTTAATTTCCCTATTTGTTCCACCACTCTGTCTTTAAAATTAGGTATACTTTGGCAATATTTACTTAACATATTCTTCCTATATCAGTATTTAGAACAATCTTGAAGGCCAGTACCATTGTCACTCTAAGTTTAGTTTTCAGCTTATTAAAACAGGGTCCTTAAACCTAAAAATATGCTAAAAATTGTATACTTTACTAAAATTAGGGTGGTTAAAGTTAACTCTTGTTGTGCagtcactgaaaaaaatgtgccGTCCTTGTAGCAATGACAGTCCTTTATGATTTAAAGTCACACCTTGTGTCgtctttaatttaaaaatagacAGTGCCTAGATAATTCAAGATTAATAAATGAACACTCTTGAATGACTTGAATTGGTAAAAATTAACAATTTTTGAGCTGGCTGTTGGTGCAGCAATTATATAACAGGAAGACAATCTTTTCTCTACACACATTGAAGTACACAATGAAGACATGTGGAAGTTTTGTGAAGAAATTACACATAGCCAAGGGTATTTGGTGTACTGTGAATGCTGAATGGACAACAAGTAATGACTTTGAATACAAGTAATAGCGCACTCCTATTGTTGTTAAATGCTGTGTTTGTTGAATAAAGGgcaattttgatcattttgtcagtttgtgtgttttttgctttgttttgtttcttaatGAGGCACTTAATAATTCACTTTGATTATACCATGAAAAACATAGAGCTAAGTCAGTGTATTTTTGTCTTCTGATAGTGAGTAAAGTAGCAGCCAAGTATAGTATATGTAGGAGTTGGTGGAACCATCTACCGTGATAGCTCACAACAGAATAGTGTATaatgagaaatgtgtgtgtgtttttttgagaaaaacagGCAGAGAGGCTTAAGCTCCAATTGTTCAATCAACAAACTTTATGTTTTTCTATGAATTGATGACACTAGGCTATATGGATGACATTTATGTCCTATTTTGACAGAATAAATCAATAGTGTGTAATGGTAAGATACTGTTACCAGTAGAATTATTGAACTGATATATGTTGCTAAACCAGCATAGATACCCACGTAACATGCTACATAGACAGAATAGGCAAAATCAATATATATATGCTACATTTAAGAAATTAATAGTTTTCACATTACAGTGTTGACacattaattaaatataaatcagtGACAAAACTGCTTCCACCAGAAGCGTCTAAccaattttttcttttgtctttgtgcaTTTCCTGCCCTGACAGTGGAGCTGAAAGAGCGGAAGTGAACGCTACAGACTGTCTTGACAAAGGTTGGCAACCACTGCTTTCATCTTtataacaatgtgttgtattttaaatgctTGTTATATAATCCATTGTGTCTAATcgtcatctgaaaagtaactaacgctgtcaaataaatgtagtggagtagaagtatcaAGTAggataaaatggaaatactcaagtaaagtacaagtacctcaaaattgcacttaagtacagactgagtaaatgtacttgtaGTTATGTTCCACCACTGCAAATATGGGTTATATGCTAATTTACACAAATACTTtcccaaagtgtaaaaatagaTTTGTTGTGTGACGAATAGGCTGTCTCTCTTTTCTAGACTATAAATGTATGATCAGAAAGACACGGCTTCCTGCTTCCTGCATCCTCACATCAGACAGGTGCATTTGCTGCTTCATGCTTTGCTGCACTATAACCCATGtaaatttcctgtttttaatttcagtctTTGACGTGAGAGAGAATTTCGTGTGGATtgaaaaatgtttcttcttctttgcagtTTTATCATTGCTGGTAAGATTTATAAAAGTTCTGTTGTCGGTTGTCAGTACAGTGTGAAGAccagttattttgttttttgtatctaTTTATATGAGATTTCCTAAAGCCAACAGTCTGTGATACAATGTTACCGTAAATGCATAGTTTTACTCTGTATATGTGgcacagttttctttttaaatgaatgtaggAAATTTATTAATTATAGGGTAGTATAGTTTGTATCACCTATACGTGGCACTTAAGtgattaaaaatacaaactaagCCTTTGTGCTCCTTGGTATCATGTAGCATTACCAAAAGATTTGTATATGTTTCATAAGGTCTACATTTTGTGCTGACATTTACTCctgttttactgatgttttcttatttattttacatgaatGCTACTACAAATAATTAAAAGGTAAATTTAATTTTGCATCCAGGCCTATCACACTTACAGTATATCAGGATATCTTTTGTATGTAAGCTTAACTTAACCATAACTTATTTTAAGAAATTGTCTTGTACTGTGATGTTTCCTATCAGGTACTATGGCAGAGGACCCATCAGTGATTCATTACCGTCTGAAAAACAGCTCAATATGTCTTCATGTTAAAAAACCACCTCCATATCAAAGTGTTCAGTGGAAATTTGCTGAAAAAGCTATTATTTCTGGTAACTCCATCAACCCCGACTATGCAGAAAAAGTGGATTATGAACCTAAGAACCTAACCTTGTGTGTGCGTGATCTGAATGAGACAAACAGTGGAATCTATCAAGTCTCATTCGTTGACTCTAAGTTTAATGCTATCACTGAGTCTCACAGAGTCATTGTTCAAGGTAAGTTCTACGCAGTACTTACTGGATCTGCTTTATCTATTCATACATTTCTGAATTTAGTAGATTCTCACACATTTCATGACAATAAGCATAAAATAATCACTATCTTGACacagtgaaaatgcaaaaattgtTTCTTTCCCATTGCAACTTCAAAACTGGTCAATAGTTTGGATTGCTAGTGTGGATGTTGCACATATATAATGTTGTTATTAATTTTGTTGTATCTCACATATTAAATGTAAGACATGCTAAGTATACTCAATatgttgtggtgttttttctTACTGGCAGCCAATAGAGGGTGCCATTAAATCATCTAATGACCAGTTTATTTATCTGCTTGGCTGGGTGTTGCAGACGCTGTTCCCAGACCTGTGATCAGGATGTCAGTGCTGCACTCTAACCTGTCTGCTAGACTCTGCACTATCACAGTCAACTGCTCCATCTGGGAAGACTGGTTGTGGTCTGTCTGTAATGAGGACGGTTGCGGAACATCTCAGAGATCACTCAGCAGGGTCAACATATCCATCTCCACTGATTACAGAACTGTTGTCTGCAGTGGCAACAACTATGTCAGCACGAACAATGTTTCTGAAAGCGTAGAGGCAACGTGTAAGTATGACATGGTTGTTCTTAGTAGCCTGTTTTGCTCATTTGTCGCTCATTAATTGACTGTACAGAGATTCATCTAAGTTTAATTccaaaaaatatggaaaaatccttttatttttcactttgtaAGTTTAACATAACCTTGTTAATTTAATAAATCAGTTGTTCGCcatgattacatttttctgtttccttttgaTCAGAAAACCCTTTGtattttttgctaaaaaatgtgtttttctgtcttttcaggCTTCAATAAATCTAATcctgaacaaaaacaagaatcaCAACCAACAGTACCagttataatattaataattattatagtGGTTGTAATTCTCTCATTTACTGTCTTCATGGCTAAGAAGTGTTGttcaacagaaaataatcaccatCAGGTAAGCTGCATTTACTAAAAAATAGTCTTGTCAAAGTATGAGAAATGTTGtttaaaagactaaaacatattttgctgGATTATTTCCAGACACACATATCTAACGCACAGTTGATGCAAAGCCAGCCAGTGGAGATGCAGCCACAAGAGTCTCTACCAAGGACCAGGGTCTCTACCTCTTCAAGTCAAGGTGATGTCACTTATGAAAATGTAGAGACCACATGTGCCAGCCAGACCAGCAACCCAACTATCAGCCCAGGGGAGGAATTGGGGTCCAAGCAAAGTCAGGAAGTAGATACTGTTTACAGCCTTTTACAGGCACCAGCTGTGACAGCCTCTCTGGGCAAGAGTGACAACGGTAAAAATACGAAAGCATGCAAGAAGATACGAGAGGCAACGGCTTCACAGACTGTCACTCTGGATGGGGCAGAGCACACCAGACAGATTGACACAGTGTACAGTGTATTGCAAAAGCCAAAAAGTCTGAAGGCACAGCACCATCAACAGGACAAACAAGATGTGGAGAAGCCAAAGACATGAACATGAAAGCTGAAAGAGGAATGTTAGAAAGCATTCTATGAAAACCAGAATGATGATATGGACATTTATGCAATTTTACATTATTACTTTGGAGGATGGATCTTTATAGATTATGCATttgttttatagatttttttttttattgtggtattttttttctttaaagtgtGTCTTAACATTATTGAGTTCTGTTTAAGAAGATAAACTTTGGTTGGGGttcaatgtttatattttttgtaaaaaaacatcttgGAATTATTAGTATCTTTATtcgttcatttaaaaaaaataaatctataaataatcACTAATAAATTGTCCTTTTcacgttcacacacactttctcacattcacacataaatACTTATAATATGATATTATAACCAAGAATGATCGTCAAATATTTCTATTATCATAAGAATTTATGTGCTGTGTTCTTATAAAATCCAACCATCAAATAAATATCCATAACTAATAATGAAAATCTGAACATCagttaacaacaacaaattgcAAATAATGATAAGCCAACCGTTGCGGATAGAAACATCAAACGATGAAGAGTCTCCCATTACATAATGAATACAGAGGTAGAATACTGTGGTCATTAGATAAgaataaaactctttttttttttttaatttgaaggtCTATGTGTAGctttcaccactagatgtcacaaTTTCATTATTTGACGTTGGCCTTCATTATTTGTTGCTGCCACATTCATTGTTTGATGTGATGATTTGTTATTTGATGTGTGCTGTGTGCCcggcctgtcaatcaaacctgcCATCAAAGGCTCCACTCAATGCCTACAGAGCAGGAGTCCTGCAGGGGAGACTCTTGACCGGCtgatgaaaatgaggaaataaagtcTTTAGTTAAAGCCAAATGTACGCTGTCAGCCAGATGACATGTTTCACACCTGGTTGACAGCAGATAGCAGACTGAGGTGATAGGGAGAGTTCAAGATGTAAAACACACTTTCTGTTGTATGATGTTTCAGattaagaaataaatattgaatgtcCACTTCCTCATGTCACCACCGGTCATAGTTGTATTCAAAGACAGTCAGTTATAAAACATTCTGTAAttactatattatattcatatgcaTTACACTTGACTCAATTCCTTCTACCACccaaaatattttcacttgttttagtATGACCACCTAAAAAATATGATTGCACATCCTGCACAGTATCAGGCACCTCATCTTTTCCGTTTATTGACACATTAGCTCCGGTGTGAATGTGATGACGACATCAATCTAAAGCATCAAGTATGTGTTGCTATCAAAGCAACACATTATGTGTAAAGTGGTAAGTTGGTTTGTTCTTGTCATGCTGATAAGCAAAGGCTTGGCTTGTTTCTACTCAGGCTTTAGTTGCTAAGTAAACTCCAAGTTTGCATCCCATAGTCCATCCAAAGTCTAGGAAATGAATAATGAGTACaagtaaatgacagaaaaaataaacaatcatTATAATTTATTACTAGAGGTTTGTAACATGGCTGTTTTACAAAATTAAAGTTTTGACCACAGTTTATATAAAATTCAATATGCAGACtattaaacatacacacatatacaggaTGTACTTTTCATGCCTACACAGTAGAATTATacatgtgtatttatatatatacacacaacatctacCTCATCACAATGCAGACACTGTTGATGCAAGAGCAGTGGGCATATACTGCATAAcatgcacaaataaacacacaataaaatgttaagCTATGTTTATAATGTGATATGACTTAAGTCAATGTGGTTATGGTCCATGGATGTGCAATAATTACTTATCGTTAATGCCTTTTTATAACATTTTCCAGGCACAAGCATTTTACACAAGACACAAGCTAATATATCTCTGCAGTGGCCAGGAAGTGTAAATGTGTCAGTATTTGCTGCAGTCAAACCAATTGAAGTAGTCTGAGCTTTGCGTAAAAGGGAAGGAAGCACAAGCGGGCTAAACTCAGAAGAAGAAGTTGGGAGAAAAACTCAGATCtcatatttatatgaaatgtaacttctctctttctctttctgttgcattattattaaagtaaaGTAGAAACATTTGTCAGACTCAGAGCAGCTGAGTGACAGAGTGTCAGTGCTGGATGTGAGGATGAGGTACACTTTGATCTGTGTGCTGGGATTATTCTGTAAGTACATTACTGACTTTCTCTATTTGCATGTCACAGATTAAAGAACATGTTCCTGAATAGTCAGAATTACAGAGTATCACTGGTTGAACCAGTTTCTCTGAGAGCTTGAACAGAGCACGCTTATGGTTTTTAACTACAGGGTTGTTTTATAGGCCAGATGTTGGTTGGTGACTTGGCTCAGTTTAGATTGAAGGACTGTATTAAATTTACTGCTGGACGattgtttttgcacaatgtaaatataaattgtTTAAGATATtgttatgtatatatgtatatataatttcATGATTTTCCtattttatgttatatgttgtttttctcctcttatttgttttaatttatcaaacaatAGTTACCACAGCTGAAActctatttgtttttgtttttttgttttatgtttgtgtgattttgactttctgtcagtttgatTAAGTTTGATGAAGTTTCAATCTTTATTTTAGCGCTGAATACACTCTTCTACGGACACTCTGAAGGTgactaaatatttttgtttgtatattatatacaaatatttatttcttatttgttATCCACTGTATTACTCTTAAGgcccaaacacactgaaagcgTGTGATGCGTTTTGAAGTACACTTATTGGTTTTAATGGCCAAACACGCACCAAAAGTGTTATTAGGCGCGTCAAACTGTCTTGACACCTCAActcagagcgagagagagagagagagacagagagagacagagagagagagagagcgatacATGAGTGTCAAATTTCAAAGTGTGTGCATAGCtccatttttttatgttaatgcaAAGGAGAAAAAGTGTAATGTCTTTGTTCTAAACTAACAGCAAATAGACCAAAGGCCAAACTGAGTGCTGACAACACAGACATTCCAGTAGGGGGCAGTGTGACCCTGACCTGCTCTGTGGACCCACCATCATCTGGTTGGAAATATCACTTGTACAAAGATGAAACCTCTGAACCCCTGAACACACAAGATGTTGTTTTCCAGTCAACTGGACAGATCAGTGTCTCACAGGGAGGACTCTACTGGtgcagaggagaaggaggagaccCAGTTGACTACACAGAGAACAGTGATTCAATCACGATCAACACAATTGGTGAGTTTGACAATGAGATTTGTAACACACAATGTGCTGAGTGCTGAGCAAGTGAATCTCTTTTCTGCCTTCACCTAACCTGTcatgaaacaaaaaagatgaaCTGAGGTCATATTGTTTGACTTCTGTGTACTAAAGTTTTAAATTTCAAGCAGATTTTGTCAAAAGGGTACGGGAGGCCGAGAGAGTTAAATGCACTGCAACTTAAGATTCACATGTAAATGTTgtagaaaacacacaagcatgtgCAGAAAACACATATGCAGCATTTAGAAAGACAAGTTGGAGTTTGATTATGAACAGTGTGAACAGTTAAGTCATTtgttctgaaataaaacaacttatattctttaaattaaattcttaaACAGTGTCTGAAGTCGGAATGAATGGATGATTTAGTCCAGTACCTCTTAGCTCTCTGAAGGAAGTTTAACCCAATGTTTCAGCTGAAATGGTTTTAGCTTGTTTCAGTCTAGATTTTAAATTGGTGAGGTGgcttttagattattttattgattatattttaaaatgatcagagtCAGTGATGGCAGGTAAGATTCTTTACTCCAGTGGCTCCCCCGAGTGGTGAGTCCTTTCTCAGCATGAGAACAGACACATCATTAAATTAGCTGACAGTACTGTGATCCTCAGTTTATTACTTGAC
It encodes:
- the LOC137174723 gene encoding uncharacterized protein, which produces MFLLLCSFIIAGTMAEDPSVIHYRLKNSSICLHVKKPPPYQSVQWKFAEKAIISGNSINPDYAEKVDYEPKNLTLCVRDLNETNSGIYQVSFVDSKFNAITESHRVIVQDAVPRPVIRMSVLHSNLSARLCTITVNCSIWEDWLWSVCNEDGCGTSQRSLSRVNISISTDYRTVVCSGNNYVSTNNVSESVEATCFNKSNPEQKQESQPTVPVIILIIIIVVVILSFTVFMAKKCCSTENNHHQTHISNAQLMQSQPVEMQPQESLPRTRVSTSSSQGDVTYENVETTCASQTSNPTISPGEELGSKQSQEVDTVYSLLQAPAVTASLGKSDNGKNTKACKKIREATASQTVTLDGAEHTRQIDTVYSVLQKPKSLKAQHHQQDKQDVEKPKT